The Nostoc sp. KVJ3 sequence GAACGTGAGGGGCGTAATCCGAAAACCAATGAGCCAATGACCATTCCAGCGACCAAAGTACCTGCGTTTTCTGCTGGTAAACTGTTTAAAGAAAAAGTAGCACCATAGATGAATTGCTTTACCACTGGCTATCCAATCACTGCAAAGCCATAATCGATTAATTCAAGTATCGAATCGACTGTGAAACTTTGACTGCTTCTTGGGGAGTAACGTTATTGCAATTAGACAATTCTGGCATTAGTCCCGTAGCAACAAATCTGCTTCTGTTAAATCGCAGTGCTTAGGGGTAAGGTCAAATAACGCAAGAGCTTAATCCCACAATCCAGGAGATAATGACAATTCGGGCAACCATTGTGCCTGTATCTTCTACTTGTTGCAGTTTCGGACAAAAGTTGCACATTTTGCATTACAGATGCGTTGACTTTATCGAAATAGGAATGCTGTTTAAATACGGTTAGTAAATTCAAAAAACCGCTCGCAGTTGCAAGGAATGGCCTCACTGAACTATTTATGGAATTACTAAAACAGGTAGAGAAAAATTATATTAGCGCTGACAACTTCTTAAGAGCAGAACTATCAGAGAAAATTCAATGGTCTTTAACACAGCGAGATGTTAATTTGATTGAATTACTGATGCCTGTATGGTCATGGCTTTACCGTTACTATTTCCAAGTAAAAACTGATGGGTGGCATCACATACCAACAGAAGGAAAAGTGCTACTGGTTGGTTCCCATAATGGCGGAATGGCTTCTCCAGATTTAGTAATGATGATGTATGATTGGTTTTCTAGATTTGGAACAGAGCGTTTGGTGTATGGTCTAATGCATCCTTATGCTTGGAAAGTGAGTCCAGAGATAGCCCAATTAGCTCAGAAATTTGGAGCAATTGTTGCACATCCAAAGATGGCCAGTGCAGCTTTTGAGATGGGGGCTAGCGTTCTGGTATATCCGGGAGGACAATATGATATGTTTCGGAATCATAGCGAACGCCATAAAATTCATTTTGCTGGTAATCACGGCTTTGTCAAGCTGGCTTTAAAACAAGAAGTTCCAATTATTCCAGTTATTTCGGTTGGCGCTCATGATACGTTGATTGTTTTATGTGATTGCTATGATTTAGTCAAACAATTACATCAGTTGGGATTGCCGTGGCTTTATCAAATAGACCCAGGAATTTTCCCAATTTATTTAGGTTTACCTTGGGGTTTGTCTATTGGCCCTCTGCCTAATATTCCTTTACCTGTGCAGATTCAT is a genomic window containing:
- a CDS encoding lysophospholipid acyltransferase family protein, producing the protein MELLKQVEKNYISADNFLRAELSEKIQWSLTQRDVNLIELLMPVWSWLYRYYFQVKTDGWHHIPTEGKVLLVGSHNGGMASPDLVMMMYDWFSRFGTERLVYGLMHPYAWKVSPEIAQLAQKFGAIVAHPKMASAAFEMGASVLVYPGGQYDMFRNHSERHKIHFAGNHGFVKLALKQEVPIIPVISVGAHDTLIVLCDCYDLVKQLHQLGLPWLYQIDPGIFPIYLGLPWGLSIGPLPNIPLPVQIHTRVCHPITFERYGQDAAKDRNYVNDCYELVHHQMQEELNQLVIDTQKYP